A genomic stretch from Sulfurihydrogenibium azorense Az-Fu1 includes:
- a CDS encoding IS481 family transposase — MKGIIGTPMYMTTLFPKKLSNKIKDIPLTKEAKKRLKWIQHYQDTKNISKTCRYFGISRTTFYKWFERYKKDGLEGLLDRPKTPKNTRKPTIRNQYREQIIKVRKQNPTWSKEKISAYLQEEKNIKVSPSTVYKVLKEEGLIERTKSIKIQNKRKKSIKKKRTKRGLQAQAPGDVVQIDVKHLNIAGATYYQFTAIDKYSRFCFARVYESKNSKKTKEFYIELNEYFEFEIKRVQTDNGSEFLGEFNKYLTDIGVEHYFSYPRSPKTNGVVERLIRTIEEELWLIEGLDYTLEEMNKKLRKYVRKYNFIRPHHSLGYKRPADIVYGV; from the coding sequence GATTAAAGACATTCCTTTAACAAAAGAAGCCAAAAAAAGACTAAAATGGATACAGCACTACCAAGATACAAAAAATATATCCAAAACCTGCAGATACTTCGGAATATCAAGAACTACCTTCTATAAATGGTTTGAAAGATACAAAAAAGACGGACTTGAAGGACTTCTTGATAGACCTAAAACACCAAAAAACACAAGAAAACCAACTATAAGAAATCAGTACAGAGAACAAATAATAAAAGTCAGGAAACAAAACCCAACTTGGAGCAAAGAAAAAATATCGGCATATCTACAAGAAGAAAAAAACATAAAAGTATCACCATCTACAGTGTATAAAGTATTAAAAGAAGAAGGATTAATAGAGAGAACAAAATCAATTAAAATACAAAACAAAAGAAAAAAGAGTATAAAGAAGAAAAGGACAAAAAGAGGCTTGCAAGCACAAGCCCCAGGGGATGTAGTACAAATAGACGTAAAACACCTGAACATCGCAGGTGCAACATATTACCAATTCACAGCTATAGATAAGTATAGCAGATTTTGTTTTGCACGGGTATATGAAAGTAAAAATTCAAAGAAAACAAAAGAATTTTATATTGAGTTAAATGAGTATTTTGAATTTGAGATAAAGAGGGTACAAACAGATAACGGGAGTGAGTTTTTAGGGGAGTTTAACAAGTATTTAACGGATATAGGAGTGGAGCATTACTTTAGCTATCCAAGGAGTCCAAAGACTAATGGTGTTGTAGAAAGATTGATAAGGACAATAGAAGAGGAGTTATGGTTGATAGAGGGATTAGATTACACATTAGAGGAGATGAATAAGAAGTTAAGGAAGTATGTAAGGAAGTACAATTTTATAAGGCCACATCATTCTTTAGGATACAAAAGACCAGCAGACATTGTTTATGGAGTATGA
- the galE gene encoding UDP-glucose 4-epimerase GalE: protein MNILITGGAGYIGSHVVKQLLDETNHNITIIDNLSTGSIKTIKTLKEIAKINNKEENLDFIEADLSNFPLIEGIIKAKKFDAVIHFAASIIVPESVKNPIKYYMNNTVNTTNLIKLCLDNNVNKFIFSSTAAVYGQPYEIPVKETTPTKPINPYGMSKLMSETVLKDCGLAYPDFKYIILRYFNVAGADIKIRIGQRFPNATHLIKVAAETAVGKREKMYVFGTDYPTKDGTCIRDYIHVDDLADAHIKALEYLTDNDSDVFNCGYGYGYSVLEVINTMKKVSGVDFKVEFTGRREGDPAILIADNSKIKNKMKWQPKYNNLELICKTALEWEKKLLKEEA, encoded by the coding sequence GTGAATATTTTAATCACTGGAGGAGCAGGGTATATAGGAAGTCATGTTGTTAAACAACTATTAGATGAAACTAATCATAACATTACTATTATAGATAATTTATCAACAGGATCAATAAAAACAATTAAAACTTTAAAAGAAATAGCAAAAATTAATAATAAGGAAGAAAATTTAGATTTTATAGAAGCTGATTTATCTAACTTTCCTTTAATAGAAGGAATAATAAAAGCTAAAAAATTTGATGCAGTTATACATTTTGCAGCAAGTATAATAGTTCCAGAAAGTGTTAAAAATCCTATTAAATACTATATGAATAACACTGTAAATACAACAAATTTAATTAAACTTTGTTTAGACAATAATGTTAACAAATTCATTTTTTCTTCTACTGCAGCTGTTTATGGCCAGCCTTACGAAATACCTGTCAAAGAAACAACTCCGACAAAACCTATAAATCCTTATGGTATGAGTAAACTCATGAGTGAGACTGTTTTAAAAGATTGTGGCTTGGCTTATCCTGATTTTAAATATATAATTCTTAGGTATTTTAATGTGGCTGGTGCTGATATAAAAATAAGAATAGGTCAAAGGTTCCCTAATGCAACTCATTTGATAAAGGTTGCAGCTGAAACAGCTGTAGGTAAAAGAGAAAAGATGTATGTATTTGGAACTGATTACCCGACAAAAGATGGAACTTGTATAAGAGATTATATACATGTAGATGATTTAGCAGATGCACACATTAAAGCTTTAGAATATTTAACCGATAATGATAGTGACGTATTTAATTGCGGTTACGGGTATGGATACTCTGTTTTAGAAGTTATAAATACTATGAAAAAAGTTTCTGGTGTAGACTTTAAGGTAGAATTTACAGGAAGAAGGGAAGGAGACCCAGCTATTTTAATAGCAGATAATTCAAAAATAAAAAATAAGATGAAATGGCAGCCCAAATATAATAATTTAGAATTAATTTGTAAAACAGCTTTGGAATGGGAAAAAAAGTTATTAAAGGAGGAGGCCTGA
- a CDS encoding lipoprotein — MKKIFVLWLFVLFLAGCSSVVNTEKANLNLKNKTLVVLPFENYTETPLAGLRIASIAYAVLNSKEYIARNFVINNEKDYSHEEIKEMINKLKEENYDYAITGTVNEFRYKTGIDAEPAVSITLKIYDLKNDKVIYTAVGSKTGWSHESLTTVAQKILNKIVP, encoded by the coding sequence ATGAAAAAAATTTTTGTGCTTTGGCTGTTTGTTTTATTCTTAGCAGGATGTTCTAGTGTAGTTAATACAGAAAAAGCTAACTTAAATTTAAAGAATAAAACTTTAGTTGTGCTTCCTTTTGAAAACTATACAGAAACACCTTTGGCTGGTTTAAGGATAGCTTCCATTGCTTACGCTGTTCTAAACTCTAAAGAATATATAGCTAGGAATTTTGTTATTAATAATGAAAAAGATTATAGCCATGAAGAGATAAAAGAAATGATTAATAAGCTTAAAGAGGAGAATTATGACTATGCTATAACTGGAACTGTTAATGAGTTTAGATACAAAACAGGAATTGACGCTGAACCTGCAGTTAGTATAACCTTAAAAATATATGATCTTAAAAATGATAAAGTTATTTATACAGCTGTTGGTTCAAAGACAGGCTGGTCTCACGAGTCTTTAACAACTGTAGCACAAAAAATATTAAATAAAATAGTTCCGTAG
- a CDS encoding PelD GGDEF domain-containing protein has protein sequence MFLTKFFSGLSLKILLAEIILFFVVLVGIGAYTNPNDPLFINSQYGYLFYLLPILVLTLYYGLTAGVVILILIFVVMMFYYKEFYLNYFLWMFLFTLVASEFNHYWSQNLMKAEEKFKFTYDKLRDLARELMLLNISHDQLERQYIIKPISIRSVILDLREKMLTSKKEKEPLEFLLKLVSTTQNIYDAAIVTYSAEKNNFEIVVSTNEDFKIYTDDILIRKAIEDDAITYISQIEEYSEYLAVIPVKEENLYYLFIIKDMNFLSLNLDTLLMINLFMFYILKEEDILKNIKEIVLSFKEFNVDFIKEVYRMYQMYKNFNVESTIVTFYVRTDDQNFPLFLKTKLRGLDVMDILKIDKGVFILPILLPFTPFSGAQSFVRRITQMIREVYSEKFLEENIKYKIELVDKDIKQILIEIYTNYNYFDTIKDNEGIRK, from the coding sequence ATGTTTTTGACTAAATTTTTTAGCGGCTTAAGTTTAAAGATACTTTTAGCTGAAATTATACTATTTTTTGTAGTTTTAGTTGGGATTGGAGCTTATACAAATCCAAATGACCCTTTATTTATAAATTCTCAGTATGGTTATTTATTTTATTTATTACCTATTCTTGTTTTAACACTTTATTATGGTTTAACTGCTGGAGTAGTTATCTTAATCCTAATATTTGTAGTTATGATGTTTTACTATAAAGAATTTTATTTAAATTACTTTCTTTGGATGTTTTTATTTACTTTAGTTGCATCAGAGTTTAACCATTATTGGTCACAGAACTTAATGAAAGCTGAAGAAAAATTTAAGTTTACATATGATAAACTTAGAGATTTAGCTAGAGAATTAATGCTTTTAAATATATCTCATGATCAACTTGAAAGACAGTATATTATTAAACCAATAAGTATAAGAAGTGTAATATTGGATTTAAGAGAAAAGATGTTAACTTCAAAAAAGGAAAAGGAACCTTTAGAATTTTTATTAAAGCTAGTGTCTACTACACAAAATATATATGATGCTGCCATTGTTACTTATTCTGCTGAAAAAAATAACTTTGAAATCGTTGTTTCAACAAATGAGGATTTTAAAATTTATACTGATGATATTTTGATAAGAAAGGCTATAGAAGATGATGCTATAACATACATTTCACAAATAGAAGAATACTCAGAATACTTAGCAGTTATTCCTGTAAAAGAAGAAAACTTATATTATCTTTTTATTATAAAAGATATGAACTTTTTATCATTGAACTTAGATACACTTTTAATGATAAATTTATTTATGTTCTATATTTTAAAGGAAGAGGATATCCTTAAGAATATAAAGGAAATTGTATTGTCCTTTAAAGAATTTAATGTAGATTTTATAAAGGAAGTTTACAGAATGTATCAAATGTATAAAAATTTCAATGTTGAATCTACGATTGTTACTTTTTATGTTAGAACTGATGATCAAAATTTTCCTTTATTTTTAAAGACAAAGCTTAGAGGTCTTGATGTAATGGATATATTGAAGATAGATAAAGGAGTTTTTATTCTCCCAATTTTATTGCCATTTACACCATTTAGTGGTGCTCAAAGTTTTGTTAGAAGAATAACTCAAATGATAAGAGAGGTTTATTCGGAGAAATTTTTAGAAGAAAATATTAAATATAAGATAGAACTCGTAGATAAAGATATTAAACAGATACTAATTGAAATTTACACAAATTATAATTATTTTGATACAATCAAAGATAATGAAGGTATAAGAAAATGA